In Bacilli bacterium, one genomic interval encodes:
- a CDS encoding DUF177 domain-containing protein: MFVNIQELAATGKTVHISEQIALREFVERHADIVSADNLKVDLSATYVSGAVHVTGNLQTELTLSCSRCLNHFTEQINSSFAEVFVYDPDKAAEDPETDVEYVRAAKVDLRPYLLENVSLEIPFIPLCSDSCKGLCPICGANRNEHECACKEEHTDPRLAGLQEFFNRKSSE; the protein is encoded by the coding sequence ATGTTCGTCAACATTCAGGAATTGGCCGCAACCGGCAAAACCGTTCATATTTCGGAACAAATTGCGTTGCGCGAATTTGTCGAGCGGCATGCGGATATCGTCTCGGCCGATAACCTTAAGGTTGATCTGTCGGCGACATATGTTTCGGGCGCCGTACATGTCACGGGCAATTTGCAAACGGAATTAACGCTGTCCTGCTCGCGTTGCCTGAACCATTTCACGGAACAAATCAACAGTTCCTTTGCTGAAGTTTTCGTCTATGATCCGGACAAAGCGGCGGAAGATCCCGAAACGGATGTCGAATATGTGCGGGCGGCAAAAGTGGATTTGCGGCCGTATTTGCTCGAAAATGTGTCTCTGGAAATTCCTTTTATCCCACTTTGCAGCGATTCGTGCAAAGGCTTGTGCCCGATCTGCGGCGCAAACCGCAACGAGCATGAGTGCGCATGCAAGGAAGAACATACGGATCCGCGCCTTGCCGGATTACAGGAATTTTTTAATCGGAAATCATCTGAATGA
- a CDS encoding SepM family pheromone-processing serine protease, giving the protein MNESEFDAHKLAGDNQNVNGGRHRRNPRARSEYTRWLIFFAIAAILGSYVLVFMPTQYVIFSPGTAEEVKPMIHVQDGDPSEQGTFMLTTVRMTYANLFSYLYASVTPHTEILQKKNVFSEGENESEYSKRQQMIMIDSQTNAMQAAYKRAGVPYHVVTQGTVVLRTIHDLPVAKVLKSGDKLIKLDRTAIKSSADVYAFMEKKQVGDTVTVTFERNGKVKTAAIVLVDLSKQDPQAKPGLPRPGLGLVPADLMRVQADDPAKQVSIQVDDIGGPSAGLMFSLEIFNQLTPGDLTKGYRIAGTGEIDPQGNVGVIGGIRHKVVAADREKADIFFAPEDLKFQDPKYPPILNYSEAVAEAKAIGTKMKVVPVKTMDDALAYLKKLSPKTK; this is encoded by the coding sequence ATGAATGAATCCGAATTCGACGCTCATAAGTTAGCCGGAGATAATCAAAACGTAAACGGCGGCCGACATCGCCGCAATCCGCGTGCCCGCTCGGAGTATACGCGATGGCTGATTTTTTTCGCGATCGCCGCCATTCTCGGCAGTTATGTGCTTGTATTTATGCCGACGCAATACGTTATTTTTTCACCGGGCACGGCTGAGGAAGTGAAGCCGATGATTCATGTGCAAGACGGCGATCCGTCCGAACAAGGAACCTTCATGCTGACAACGGTGCGGATGACATACGCAAATTTGTTTTCCTATTTATATGCGTCGGTTACGCCGCATACGGAAATACTTCAGAAGAAAAATGTGTTTAGCGAAGGCGAAAACGAAAGCGAGTATTCGAAGCGGCAGCAAATGATCATGATCGATTCGCAAACCAATGCGATGCAAGCGGCCTATAAACGCGCCGGAGTGCCGTATCACGTCGTCACGCAAGGAACGGTCGTGCTCCGCACCATTCACGATCTGCCTGTGGCGAAAGTGCTGAAAAGCGGAGACAAGCTTATCAAATTGGATCGCACAGCGATCAAATCAAGCGCCGATGTGTATGCTTTTATGGAAAAAAAGCAGGTGGGCGACACGGTAACCGTTACCTTTGAAAGGAACGGAAAAGTGAAAACAGCGGCAATCGTGCTGGTCGATTTGTCCAAGCAGGATCCGCAGGCGAAGCCTGGCTTACCCCGCCCCGGTCTGGGACTTGTGCCGGCCGACTTGATGCGTGTGCAGGCGGACGATCCGGCCAAACAGGTTTCCATTCAAGTTGACGATATTGGGGGACCGTCCGCCGGATTAATGTTTTCGCTGGAAATTTTCAATCAACTGACGCCGGGGGATTTGACAAAAGGATATCGCATCGCCGGAACCGGCGAGATCGATCCGCAAGGAAACGTCGGCGTAATTGGCGGCATCAGGCATAAGGTTGTCGCCGCGGACAGGGAGAAAGCGGATATCTTTTTCGCGCCGGAGGATCTGAAGTTTCAGGATCCGAAATATCCGCCGATTTTGAATTATTCCGAAGCCGTGGCGGAAGCAAAGGCGATCGGCACGAAAATGAAAGTGGTGCCGGTCAAAACGATGGACGATGCGCTTGCATATTTGAAAAAATTAAGTCCGAAAACGAAATGA
- the rpmF gene encoding 50S ribosomal protein L32, producing the protein MAVPFRKTSKARRDKRRTHFKLSVPGLVKCEQCGELKLYHHVCKVCGSYRKKDVVKQ; encoded by the coding sequence ATGGCAGTACCTTTCAGAAAAACGTCGAAAGCCCGTCGCGACAAACGTCGTACGCATTTCAAACTGTCTGTACCCGGATTGGTAAAATGCGAGCAATGCGGTGAATTGAAACTGTACCACCATGTTTGCAAAGTTTGCGGGTCTTACCGGAAAAAGGATGTAGTCAAACAATAA
- the plsX gene encoding phosphate acyltransferase PlsX, which yields MRIAIDAMGGDNAPQVTVEGAMLAAAEFSDMELSLVGDEAVLAPLLTKHYANIRIVHASERIAADDEPARAVRRKKDASMVVAGRMVKEGEADAMLSAGNTGALMATGLLVIGRMEGIERPGLAPMIPTMDGKGTLAIDLGANVDAAPQHLLQYAIMGSIYRHKVHGIRNPRVGLLNIGTEEMKGNELTKSAYPLLKAASLNFVGNVEARDVLRGVCDVLVCDGFAGNIMLKSLEGAAEAIFFALKEEFTRSFVSKLAAAVLKPGLKKFKNKLDYTEHGGALLLGVNGVCIKGHGSSDEKAIKNAIGQARKALANNLVPAIAAEITRK from the coding sequence ATGCGGATAGCAATTGACGCAATGGGCGGCGACAACGCTCCGCAAGTGACTGTGGAGGGCGCGATGCTGGCGGCGGCTGAATTTTCCGATATGGAATTAAGCCTTGTCGGCGACGAAGCGGTTCTGGCGCCGCTGTTAACGAAGCATTATGCCAACATCCGCATCGTTCACGCGTCCGAACGGATCGCCGCGGACGATGAACCGGCGCGGGCCGTGCGCCGCAAAAAAGACGCGTCGATGGTTGTTGCCGGCCGCATGGTGAAAGAAGGCGAAGCGGACGCCATGCTTTCCGCCGGCAACACCGGAGCGTTGATGGCTACGGGATTGCTCGTCATCGGCAGGATGGAAGGAATCGAGCGGCCGGGGCTCGCGCCGATGATTCCGACGATGGACGGCAAAGGCACGCTGGCGATTGACCTTGGCGCAAATGTGGACGCCGCTCCGCAACATTTGCTCCAGTACGCCATCATGGGCAGCATTTACCGGCATAAGGTGCATGGAATCCGTAATCCGCGAGTCGGTCTGTTGAACATTGGCACGGAGGAAATGAAAGGCAATGAACTGACGAAATCGGCCTATCCGCTCCTGAAGGCGGCTTCGCTCAATTTTGTCGGAAATGTGGAAGCCCGCGACGTGCTGCGGGGCGTTTGCGACGTGCTCGTTTGCGACGGGTTTGCCGGGAATATTATGCTGAAGTCGTTGGAAGGAGCAGCGGAAGCCATTTTTTTTGCGTTAAAAGAGGAATTTACGCGTTCGTTTGTGAGCAAGCTGGCGGCGGCGGTATTGAAACCGGGGCTGAAAAAATTTAAAAACAAGCTCGATTACACCGAGCACGGGGGCGCGTTGTTGTTGGGTGTGAACGGCGTGTGCATCAAAGGGCACGGTTCCTCCGACGAAAAAGCGATTAAAAATGCGATCGGTCAGGCCCGCAAGGCTCTCGCCAACAATTTGGTGCCGGCGATCGCGGCCGAAATTACCAGGAAGTGA
- the fapR gene encoding transcription factor FapR encodes MLTIKRLPKKERQQQLKEAIAANPFLTDEELTGEFHVSIQTIRLDRMELGIPEVRERIKSMAEKNYDHVRSLPPDEVIGEIIDLQLDKSGISILEIKEEHVFSRTKIARGHHLFAQANSLAVAVIDVEVALTFTAEIRFIRAVKLGERCIAKAYVRNFSRKRMKANVEVFIYVGDELVVHGNFVIFRSLKNSQQGGGQHADSN; translated from the coding sequence GTGTTGACGATCAAGCGTTTACCCAAAAAAGAGCGCCAACAGCAATTAAAAGAAGCGATTGCGGCAAACCCGTTTCTCACGGATGAAGAGTTGACCGGCGAATTTCACGTCAGCATCCAAACGATCCGTTTGGACAGAATGGAACTGGGCATTCCGGAAGTGCGGGAACGGATCAAATCGATGGCGGAAAAAAATTACGATCATGTGCGGTCGTTGCCGCCTGACGAAGTGATCGGAGAAATCATCGATCTGCAGCTGGACAAAAGCGGCATATCCATACTTGAAATCAAGGAGGAGCATGTTTTTTCCCGCACGAAAATCGCCCGCGGACATCATTTGTTTGCGCAGGCAAACTCGCTCGCCGTTGCGGTTATCGACGTGGAAGTCGCCTTGACGTTCACCGCGGAAATACGTTTTATCCGGGCGGTAAAACTGGGAGAAAGATGTATCGCCAAAGCTTACGTCCGCAATTTTTCCCGCAAAAGAATGAAAGCGAATGTCGAGGTTTTTATTTACGTCGGCGATGAGCTGGTTGTGCATGGAAATTTCGTCATTTTTCGCTCTTTAAAAAATTCTCAACAAGGAGGCGGGCAACATGCGGATAGCAATTGA